The window TTCCGTCGGGTACGGCGGGCCCCTTCGAGCCTAGTTCTCCTCGTTTTCGAACGCCTCGTTTACCTCCGGCCAGTGTCGTTCAGCCCACACGTGAAGGTCCTTAAAGATCGGATTCAGTTCCTGGGCCTTCGTCGTCGCCTCGTATTCGACCCGTGGTGGAATCTCGTCGTAGGACCGCCGCGTGAGAAGGCCCGCGTCGGTCAACTCCTCGAGCCGTTTCGACAGCGTGTTCGGCGAGATGTCGAGTTCCGCTTCCAACTCGTTGAATCGCCACGGTCGCTGTTCCCGCCGCGTCACGTAGTACAGAATCGCCAGCGCGTGGGCCCGGCCGAGGAGATCCATCAGCTCTCGAGCGGGGTGTTCGCCGTCCGATAGCGGTGGTGATCGGCTCTCGTGGGCCATACCGTTGCTTCGAAATCCGTAGTGAAAGCAGTTCTGCCGTCCCGCTACAGCTGACGGGGGACAACGCCGCCTAGCTCGCTTCGAAGCCCGGTAGTGACTCCGATACTGCGAAGTTGAGAGTATATCACTTCAAAGCTCGTAGTATTAGGTGTGACTGAAAACATCACCACACAAAGGCGGCGTTACGGCCGATCTCTGCCGGTTCGCGGCGGACTCGCCGTCGTACTCGCCGTGCTCGCAAACGCGGCTCTGGTCGTCGGAGCCGAAACGTTCGATATCGCCCCCGGATTTCAGGCGTTGACGCTCCCGCCGGTCGCGTTTCTGTCGGCGCTCGGAGCGGTCGGTGCGACCGTCGTCTACGGCCTGATGGCTCGGTACGGAGCGGACGTCGACCGCACCTTCATACGCGTCGCCGGAGGTGTGTTGATCCTCTCGTTCGTTCCCGACCTCGCCTTGCTCGCTGTCGACCCGGTAGCCACTGTACTTGGGGTCGTCCTGCTCATGATCATGCACGTCGTCGTCGCCGCGGCGTCGGTCGGCACGCTCGTCTACTGGGGGCGTGAACGTTGACGAGGACGGTTCTCGTCACGGGAGCGACCGGAACGGTCGGACGACACGTCGTTGGCGCACTTGCGGACCGTCCCGATGACGTCCGAGTCGGCGTTCGTGATCCGGAAGCCGCGCAGTCTACGCTCCCGGACGCTGCCACCGCTGACGTCGTGGAGTTCGATTTCGAGAAACCCGAGACGTGGGGACCGACGCTGCCCACACGCTGCTCCGGGCTTCGTTTTTCATGCAAAACCTCCTCGAAGTGCACCGGACCGACGTCGTCGAACACGACGAGATATTCGTCCCCGCCGGCGACGGAAAAACGAGTTTCGTCGACGCACGGGACCTCGGAGAAATCGCGGCGATCGTACTGACCGAATCGGGCCACGAAAATCGAGCCTACGACCTCACCGGCCCCGAAGCGTTGGACTATCACGAGGTCGCGAACGTCTTTAGCGACGTTCTCGAGCGGTCGATTACGTATCCGAGGCCCTCCGTGTTAGAGTTCGGTGTGCGCATGCGTCGGCGCGGAACGGGGCTGGGCTTTATCGTCCTCATGTGTGGCATCTACACGACGGCACGCCTCGGGTTAGCCGGTCGCGTTACCGGGGACAGCCAGCGGATTCTCGGTCGGCGGCCACGCGATATGCGAGCGTTCGTCGAAGCGTATGCGGACAAATTTCGGGCCGATTCCGAAACCACGACGGTCAGCCAACTGGCCACGAGTGACGCCGACTCGAGTACGGGCGACGATCGATGAAACGGTACGATCGCGGGCAGCGACGACGAGAGTAACGTCGAGACGCGCGGCCCGTCCGTTCCGGAGGCCGCATACACTGTCATCGATCCGCTAATGGAACTGCTGTTGCGGTCGCCGCTTCAC of the Halobiforma lacisalsi AJ5 genome contains:
- a CDS encoding winged helix-turn-helix transcriptional regulator translates to MAHESRSPPLSDGEHPARELMDLLGRAHALAILYYVTRREQRPWRFNELEAELDISPNTLSKRLEELTDAGLLTRRSYDEIPPRVEYEATTKAQELNPIFKDLHVWAERHWPEVNEAFENEEN
- a CDS encoding DUF6069 family protein; its protein translation is MPVRGGLAVVLAVLANAALVVGAETFDIAPGFQALTLPPVAFLSALGAVGATVVYGLMARYGADVDRTFIRVAGGVLILSFVPDLALLAVDPVATVLGVVLLMIMHVVVAAASVGTLVYWGRER
- a CDS encoding Rossmann-fold NAD(P)-binding domain-containing protein, with amino-acid sequence MGTDAAHTLLRASFFMQNLLEVHRTDVVEHDEIFVPAGDGKTSFVDARDLGEIAAIVLTESGHENRAYDLTGPEALDYHEVANVFSDVLERSITYPRPSVLEFGVRMRRRGTGLGFIVLMCGIYTTARLGLAGRVTGDSQRILGRRPRDMRAFVEAYADKFRADSETTTVSQLATSDADSSTGDDR